GTTGGTCGCACCTTCACCGTTGATGCGAACGGCTATAAGGGTTTAGTTGATAGCAGCAAAAAAGTACTAATTATTACATCTCGTGGTGGGACTTTTCCTCCAGGTACACCCTTTGCAGCTTATGACTATCAAGAACCCTATCTCCGCGCTATTTTGAGTTTTATTGGTCTAACAGATGTGACATTTATTCATGCTGATAGCCTCAATTTAGGTGATGATGCTCGTCAACAATCATTAGCAGCTGCTAAAGACGCGATCACTCAAGCTGTGGCTAACTGGTAAAGATATGCAATTTTATTTAGTTGTATAAAAGTTAAGGGCGTACATCTGTGCGCCCTTAGCAATTTTTGCGATCGCTTTTATCCAATTGTTAAAGCGGGTTCTTCACAAAAGTTAAATAAGGCTGAATCAGTTTCTGATTCATCTTCAAATACAGCAGAGATATACCATTCACAAGGAGAATCATTGGTATATTCAGCCCAAGCAATTGTTGCTGTTTCACCTGATGGAATCCCGTCATCACTCAAGGTAAATGGAAGCCACTCTTCATCATCAACAGATACCCACAACTCTGTAATTGCTAGGTCGGTGTCATTTGTAACGGTAAAGGTAAATTGGTCTGACATAAAATAGCCCTTTAGGATAACTAGACTGTCAATTGTCAGTCACCGATTATACTCGCTCTTTTTGGGAATCTCACCAGTTTAATTACCGAAATCGCTGCTGAGAGACAGTTTTAAGGCTTTTTACCCAATTTTAATTCAGAAAAGAAGATAAAAATTTTACCGAGATTAGCGACTTTCCCCAGGGTAGAACACAAACATGAACTGAACTAGATTGCGTCATATAAACCACACCTATCTCCAGGTGGACATTAATTTGGATTTTAAGCTAAAGTTGTAATGAGTTTGTTTTAGATAAGAATATGATGAGTAAACCATCAACAAACTGTAAATACTGTTATTTAAGACTGTAAGTTGTGCAGCGATCGCTAAAAACAACACAGTTGAGGCGAACAAGCAGCATATAATATTTTTTTATATCAAAAAGAAAAATTAAACATGGAAATACCCAATTTCCAGAATAGTTAGCCAAACCTAATATGCAAAAACCAACGATAGCTAAAAAACCAATTCGTTCCTTAGAAGATGCACTTGATCGGTGTCAAATGCTGGGTATGCGGGTTAGCCGCCAGCGCCGCTTTGTCTTAGAATTGCTGTGGCAAGCAAATGAGCATCTATCTGCTAGAGAAATTTACGATCGCCTTAACCAAGAAGGCAAAGACATTGGCCATACCTCTGTATATCAAAACCTGGAAGCCTTATCAAGCCAAGGTATTATTGAGTGTATCGAACACTGTGATGGCCGTTTATATGGCAACATTAGTGATGCTCACAGCCATGTCAACTGTCTTGATACCAATCAAATTTTAGATGTCCACATAGAATTACCAGCAGAATTACTCCGTCAAGTTGAAGAACAAACAGGGGTACAAATCACGGAATATAGTATTAACTTTTATGGTTATCGCCATCCATCAGAAGAGGTGTAGGGGTGTAGAGAAAAATAACTTTTGACTATGGACTATTGACCAATGACTAATCATAATC
This window of the Nostoc sp. HK-01 genome carries:
- a CDS encoding ferric uptake regulator family protein is translated as MQKPTIAKKPIRSLEDALDRCQMLGMRVSRQRRFVLELLWQANEHLSAREIYDRLNQEGKDIGHTSVYQNLEALSSQGIIECIEHCDGRLYGNISDAHSHVNCLDTNQILDVHIELPAELLRQVEEQTGVQITEYSINFYGYRHPSEEV